In a single window of the Leisingera daeponensis DSM 23529 genome:
- a CDS encoding MFS transporter, protein MLQVLSSAWALLLGVCLLMVGNGLQGTMLGVRGDLEGFSSFEMSLVMAAYFVGFLGGSRLAPEMIRRVGHVRVFAALASFISAVMILYPLLPNTVAWALGRILIGFCFSGVYVTAESWLNNAADNTNRGKALSLYMIVQTIGIITAQGLIQVGDPAGYEAFIIASILVSISFAPILLSISPTPAFDTTKPMTLRKLFETSPLGCVGMFLLGGVFSAQFGMSAVYGSAAGLTLTQLSIFVSAFYVGALLLQYPLGWLSDRMDRRFLILIAALAGGGGAVAGFLFGTDFKMLLVAAFFIGGLSNPLYSLLIAYTNDYLEHDDMAAASGGLIFINGLGAIAGPLITGWLMGDAVFGPPGFFTFIAALMFAMAGYALYRATQRASIPVEETGSYAAMSPTATPVAVEFAQEYAIETELEEQESAAAEK, encoded by the coding sequence GCTTGGGCGCTGCTGTTGGGCGTTTGCCTGCTGATGGTGGGCAACGGTCTGCAGGGCACCATGCTGGGGGTCCGGGGCGATCTGGAGGGGTTCTCCTCGTTCGAGATGTCTCTGGTGATGGCGGCCTATTTCGTGGGCTTTCTGGGCGGCTCGCGGCTGGCGCCGGAGATGATCCGGCGTGTCGGCCACGTGCGCGTCTTTGCGGCGCTGGCGTCCTTCATCTCGGCGGTGATGATCCTTTATCCGCTGCTGCCCAACACCGTCGCCTGGGCGCTGGGACGGATCCTCATCGGGTTCTGCTTCTCGGGCGTGTATGTGACCGCCGAAAGCTGGCTGAACAACGCCGCCGACAACACCAACCGCGGCAAGGCGCTGTCGCTTTACATGATCGTGCAAACCATCGGCATCATCACGGCGCAGGGGCTGATCCAGGTCGGCGACCCGGCCGGCTATGAGGCGTTTATCATCGCTTCGATCCTGGTTTCGATCTCTTTCGCGCCGATCTTGCTGTCGATCTCGCCGACCCCGGCCTTTGACACCACCAAGCCGATGACTCTGCGCAAGCTGTTTGAGACCTCGCCCCTGGGCTGTGTCGGCATGTTCCTTCTGGGCGGCGTGTTCTCGGCCCAGTTCGGGATGAGCGCGGTGTACGGTTCCGCCGCCGGGCTGACCCTGACGCAGCTGTCGATCTTTGTTTCCGCCTTCTATGTGGGGGCGCTGCTGCTGCAGTATCCGCTGGGCTGGCTGTCGGACCGCATGGACCGCCGCTTCCTGATCCTGATCGCGGCCCTGGCGGGCGGCGGCGGCGCTGTGGCGGGCTTCCTGTTCGGCACGGATTTCAAGATGCTGCTGGTGGCGGCCTTCTTTATCGGCGGCCTGTCGAACCCGCTCTATTCGCTGCTGATCGCCTATACCAACGACTATCTGGAGCATGACGACATGGCGGCGGCCTCGGGCGGGCTGATCTTCATCAACGGGCTGGGCGCCATCGCCGGGCCGCTGATCACCGGCTGGCTGATGGGGGATGCGGTGTTCGGGCCTCCGGGCTTTTTCACCTTCATCGCCGCGCTGATGTTCGCGATGGCGGGCTATGCGCTGTACCGCGCGACCCAGCGTGCCTCGATCCCGGTGGAGGAGACCGGCAGCTATGCCGCTATGTCGCCGACGGCAACACCGGTGGCGGTCGAGTTTGCGCAGGAATACGCGATCGAGACCGAACTGGAGGAGCAGGAATCCGCCGCTGCGGAGAAGTGA